Below is a genomic region from bacterium.
GCGGTTGAAGACTAGATGGATTGCGAGGTAGGTGCTGATGCGCGGCGCCACAGGGCGCCCCCGCATGGCGTCCATCTTCAGGGCCGCAACCTGCTCTGGCGAGAGTTCGAGGGTCTTGTTCTGAGGTTCAGTCACGCCTCTGCCGGATTGCCAGTTGGCAACCTGACCCTCCGCTTCCTGTCTCTCGGGGTCGGCGCCAGGTCGCCCAATCGCGCAGCGTAGCCCGTGCCTTCCGGCGGGCGGTGTCGGAGCATGTCTGACGACGAACTGCCCGGGCTAGCCTAGGCCCGGTCCCCGCCGGTAGGTCACCTGCAAAAGGCCTGGACGTGGGCGGAGCTCGGGCAGGCGAGGCAGCAGTCCGGCATCCATCCTCATTCCCTTCCTCGGCCACTCTGGGCCTCGCCGCCACACCTGGGCCGCTTGCCATTTCCTTTTGGATCCCGAATGGTTACGATTCGGCGGGCCCGTAGCTCAGTTGGTAGAGCAGGAGACTTTTAATCTCACGGTCCAGGGTTCGAGTCCCTGCGGGCTCACCACTCAGATTCAACCGATTGTCCGCAATCCTCTTGATCTGAGCGGTCGTTTCGTTCCTCGACGGACGATCGTCCAGTCGGAGAGGCGCCGCCGAGCCGTGCGGCCTGGCGAGGAAGCGCGCTGGGACGTACGAGCGACATCGCGTTCGCAGAACGCTGCGGCTCCCCACCGGGGGCGTGGCAGCAACTCGTCCAACGTGCTGAAACGGTTGGTTTTTCGCCACATGGATCCGCGACGCTGAGATTCAGGTTGTTTGCGTCTTCGCGAGCCCGCTAAAGTCCGGGTGCGGGTAACCGATGGTTACTTCTGGTTACTTCCAGCCGACGCGGAGATCCAAAGCCATGGCTTCGAAGCCCGTCAAGATCTCAGAGGAGTTCGTCGCCGTCGCGCAGACGGAGAGCGTGGTGATGAACCGCTCGATCGGCGGACAGGTGGAGTACTGGGCAAAGCTCGGTCGACAGGTCGAGCGGTCCGGAGTGATCCGGACCGACGTGATTCGCGCGCTGATGACCGGAGAGGGGAGTGTCCAGACGCTGACCGCCGCCGAGGACGAGGCGTATCTCGATGCGCTCTCGACGCGTCTCGAG
It encodes:
- a CDS encoding ParD-like family protein; protein product: MASKPVKISEEFVAVAQTESVVMNRSIGGQVEYWAKLGRQVERSGVIRTDVIRALMTGEGSVQTLTAAEDEAYLDALSTRLEALDGSDTRILDDLRSRGRSIVSTDDDGTLEVEKS